The stretch of DNA GTACGTTCGAGTCTGGTTCGGTTTGAACTTCATGCTGAAATCCTGTCGGTCCTTCGGTTGATATATCCGACTGCCGGTCAGTAATGCTCCGTGAACGGCCCGAGCTCCGTGAGTCACCACCGACGGTCAGAAAGACGGAGCAGTACCGGGCTGGACCGAGCCTACGGGTTTGCGTCGGTTTAAAATCCTATTTAACGCATTCCTCCGCGTTCAGTCCGGTAAATTCAATTCTTTAACGTCAACTCTGCATTCCGCTACCCATTCCCAGGTCAAAATGCCTCGTCTTCTCCCGGTATATATACGTGTGTGGTGGGCCGGGTGGGAAATTACTAACGTTAGTATGATGACGGCTTGGTTCTTAATATTCATAAGTGAAACCGTTAGCATTGGAAGGTTACCAGGCAACGTCAGCATACATTAACCAACAGCTTCCACCATTGGAAGGCAGCGCCGCTACGTCATCACAAACTAATTTATATACATGAGCGGCACCTTCGTCGTAGTAGGATCAGCGCTCGAGACCTCCGTCAGGCGGGTCCGTGAACTGCGCTCGCTCACACATGTCCGTTACCGCATTACTGCGTGGCCTCCTGTCACATATTCCGCAGATTAATATATAACTGATCTTTACTGTTAATTTAAGAATTGTTATTTAGACGAAATACGTAATTTGAGCATAGATAGGCCTATCTGTTGAGCACAAACACGAATCAATCACGTGCTTTTCGACAAAATATGTAGAtattaagaataataaaaataaacgaATGCAGAAATTaacttatattaaattaatactgTGCACCATTCCCAACCAGTTGAGTAAAAAGAGGTGTAATACCTGTAAACTTTTCTCTGCGGTTAGTGAGCATCTACTGGACTTTGGCATAAAGATACCGATCTGATTAAATTATGAATGATGACATTGTTTAACTTTGACAAGAAAGGAATTCGACAACATTGTAGGCTAATCAATGTGAAAACATGATGAAGAAAGAGTTTGGGAGAGAATTGTCAGATTTGAGTGATTCAATCATCACTTTTACAGAGAGCATTTTTCAAGGTGGGTTTAATCTTTAAATCATTTGTAATCGGACATTTGACTCAAAACCAAATCTGTGGACCTGTGACAGCAAAGAGGGAACCTTCCCACAACTTTCACTAACTATTTTGTGTTCaaattttacaaaaattatataatgagcaAGTGcatcatgaatccattttccaaacagtatttttgtcttatcctgaatcactaTGATACacctataataagtgtttatattcggactattttagACTGGTTCGGTTCAGCACCGCTGCGGAGTAGCACAGTACCTGCGTGACTTGTCAGAGAGAAGTAGCCCCGGCTACGAAGTTCTTCTGCAAgacgcatgcagttctgtttatttaaggattagtccacttttacataaaattttccttataatttactcacccccatgtcatccaagatcgtcagtcgaaaagaaattaagttaactggtgctgcgttcgttccgtaagtagaatagggaaggcgtaggacatacggtgtaagctttttgaagaatacggaaagcggaagcacgtgcaacgcgatcatttgtgtttataaagcatatacagttatattttttttcaagaatggaagatcgtttcgctagataagacccttattcctcgtctggtatcgtttgaagccctttgaagctgcactgaaactgtaattttgaccttcaaccatctggaggccattgaagtccactatatggagaataatcctggaatgttttcatcaaaaaccttcatttctttttgactgaagaaagaaagacatgaacatcttggatggcatgagggtgagtaaataatcaggaactaatcctttaactgctAAAGTGccaaaagttacggactgcatatacttataacattataaatattttattattatcttaTGTTGTTCTTTGAACGTCTTTATACTATTTTTACTTGATGAATGTTTTAATAACGTTGAGAAAATGTTCTGAGTACAACATATCCGTAACGTCCTTATGATGTTACTTGTACTTGACGAATATTAACGTTAACTTTTTATGAATATTACAAATAAACGTTCAAAGAATGTTATATTGTGAGTAAAAATAAGGTTAGGAGAATGTTGTAAATACATTATCGCAACCTTAACAATTTAACTTGACATCTTAACACTTTAGAAATATTGCAAATCACTTTTCCCACATAAATCCATTATTATCTTAATACACCAATAAAATTCAAGTGAACATCATTCTTGATGAGGAAGATTAATTAACCTAAGACAGACAGAAGAACCACACATGCCTGCAGTCGTCATTCCTTTAATGAGTGAATTACAGACATCTGGTTAGTGAGTAAACTAACTTGTGTCATGAACCATGATGACGTAGACTAGAACCTCAAACTCAACATGGGCCAAACTCATTAAGCACGTTAATAAGACAGCAGCATAATGGAAATAAACGTTTGCCATGGGCTTTCAGCTCAACAGATTCTGAGACAGATCAGAGAAGCGTGAATCTGTTCACGGCCTTAATGAGATTACATGGATCTGATCGGAGCAACATCTGCCACACACTCACTGAACGTGACTTTTCATTCACATTTACTGCATAATAAGCTTCATGAGAGTTACTGTCTCTCTCATTTGTATGCAGGTTTACCGGTCAGAAACACTCATCTGTCAGCGCTCAAACAgactaaatagtaaatagtaATCAGTTCTATTCGTGACCATATGCAAACACTCAATGTCTTTAGAAATCCTGTAATGGTAGCCATTGAGACACTGCAGACATAACAAACGGCTCATTAGATATGAGAAGACAGAAACAAGAAGCTGTTTTGATTGCTCTAGATGTCCCAATCCTATAAAAGGCCTGCAGCCAGACACAAACATACAGGACGAAGAAATGTGCCGTCGCAAGTGCAGAAATAACTTCAACTGCAGCCACAGCAGCTCTGCACCACTGAGACAGTTATATAACCTGTCATTTGGTAGAAGAACCAAGTCATGTGGAAGAGAAGAGAGATAAGAGATACGACAGAGCTGCCGTCCTGCAGGTCTCAGAGAACTTGATTCATAAATCCAGAGGTCACTGCGGCTCCAGAAGTCTGAGACAACACTGGAAATATGGgatttaaatctcattttagCATGTGAAATGTCATTACCAGACAGAAATTTCTTTATAGAGATGTATTGAAGAtctttcattttaaagctttaaaGGATTCATGTTTACTGGGGGAAATGTAGTTTGtatgaaacaaaatatatagcCTATCATTTTATAGAGTtatcacattatttttttttgttgctctAAACTGCCTGAAAACAAATTAATTCCATGTAATGGAGTATCTAAAAGAATTATTTCACAGAAACCTACATTTCAGAAGCCATCTCATTATTGACAAAATACTGTAAAGAAAATGATTCTTATTCAAATACTGAAAATATACTGCATTGATTAAAAACATGGTTTAATGGTGCCTGTCTCAAAACCAGATcaattattttctgttttatttgcaGAAGTGAACTTTCACATTAACACACATGAAAGGCAGGGCAGTTGTTGAGACTAAACACATGCAGTGTTTGTATGCATGCCATTCATGTTGTGAAATTATTTGacatttactgttttttttttcaggatacattctatggaagcttgttttcaccaagaaataatacaaaaattaaaaaggtaattgtgactatATATGCAGGAATCTGGTCTTTAGCACTttaaattatgagtttatatcttaaaatTTGGAGggaaaaggtcagaattgtaaattataaactcgcaattgtgagaaaagttAGAATCATGAGTTATAgactcgcaattgcaaaaaaaaggtcagaatcGCAAGACAAACTCGCAAatgtgagaaaagtcagaatctTAAGTTATAATGTCACTATTGCGAGAAAGTCAGAATCGCAAGATATAAGAGAAAAAtcagaatcgcgagttataaacttgcaattgcggaaaaagtcagaattgtgagttaaactCGTAACTGCGCAAAAAGTCTGAATCGTAAGTTATAGTCacaattgagaaaaaagtcagaatcgtgagttataaacttgcaAGTGTGAGAAAAGGCAAAATCGCAAGATATAAAcgtgcaattgcaagaaaaaagtcagaattgcaagttttaaagtcacaattgagaaaaaaaaagtcagaatcatgaATTATAAACTTGCAAGTGTGAGAAAAGGCAAAATCACAAGATATAAAcgtgcaattgcaagaaaaaagtcagaattgcaagttataaatgCAATCTcgaaaaaaaggtcagaatcgcgagttatagtcacaattgcgaaaaaaaagtcagaatcgtgagttataaactcgcaattgcgaaaaaaaagtcagaatcgtgagttataaacttgcaattgtaagAAAAATTAAGAATTGGGAATTTTAAAATCcgattttttttatatctcacattctgacacaaactcacaattgcaagttataaagacCAAATTCCaatatataaagttgcaattaccttttgatttattttatgacttacaattctgattttttcctcacaatttcacgttaatatcttgcaattgacttttttcttgcaattgtgagtttatatctcacaattcagactttgtGTAAACTAAGATTTCtgtgaaaaagtcagaattgtgagttataaacttggaattgtgagaaagtcagaattgcaagatatatacAGAACTGTGAGAAAgtcacaattactttttttaaatctttttaattatttgGGTGAAACAAGCTTCAATGACAATCAGATTCaaacctgcaaaaaaaaaaaaaaaaaaaaaacttaataaagAGAACAAACCAAATaacataacaaaaaatatttttactaaaactGAACATTTACAGATTTAATTTTCCCAGACAAGTCATACATATTCCTCTCCAGCCTAAAAACAAACCTTTAAACGCACACTCACACAAGTTTCGTTTGGAAAACAACAGCGTCAGAGCAGGTTCTGTCAGATAGGCCATGATTTAGACGGGTTTACCACATGCTTTTAATGAACTCAAGAGTTTCACAGGAagaaaaaggtaaaaaaaaaaaaataaaattcacatCATTTTGTCCCTGACCAAGAAGCAGCATATATGCAACCAATGTTAACAGCCCCTCTATGCCCCGTAACATAAAAATTAACTAACAAAAATGAACCATCCACCTGGGTGTAGGGCCTGGATCCAGTGAAATCCACTCTAATAGACACTGTAATACCCATTCTGACAGGGTCCAGTGTAGTGACCACGCAAGGGAAGCTGGGAAGGCCCAGGCCGTCACCACACATAATTTCCTGGCCGAACCCAGAAGCAGAGAGATCATATAGTGGAGCGAACATTATCTCTGAGCTGAACCAGGAACACACCCCACACTCACCCAAACGGCTGCAGTAGATGCTTTTGAGTCGGAATTTTTTTCGTTTGCTGTTTTAATTTGTCTGAGAAAGTGtcctttaaatgcaaaagaAGACAGGAGGAGATTGTTCCACTTCTCTCACTTGATGACACCTTTTCCTTCTTCTAAACTTCAATGTTGTTGCCGGCATAAAGCCTGGTCCATGTTCGGGCTGCAAGAGAGAAAATAACATTAACACTGAATaacatttaaaggcacaatatgtaactTTCACCagtagaggtcgcttattcaaaacaaaggcgtagcttgatgacgccttgattttgTGGAATCATGAGAGGTGTTGTTTTCAAGTCTACAGCCAGTGGAAAGAATCCGACGGGactcatggatgagctaatgtattaaagatttattaacattactgtagtatgaagcagggttttggagctgaacgaggccactggagcgattgctaatgagagacgagcgcagcACGCGGCTCAagagcagtggagcttttattatgccgcaaaCAAGCGTTTCTGCTGCTTCTGGTCATGTGTTTGAGGCGTAACGCACCGctgatcatcatattagatacatttgtgtgttgaaagttgttataatgctactctgtgtTCGCTCAGCGGCTGCTATgtgacacttgttgcacactgcagtaagctagatcgatattagtcatggtaaaacatggtgcTCGCGGTTATTTAtgaaaacacataaaaagttagcaaaaaaaaaaacaaattgctatttatacaacattttagtTGGACATTCgtgtaacattttttaaatgttactagctgtttcagaacgttcagagaaaatttaaaagtaacgttccaaaatgtttgcaaaatggaaTGTTTCCTTAATGTTCGAATAACcaagacatttttttaaaacttttcatAACTTAACGGGGACATTagtaaaataacattattaGAACATTTAATCGTGTAAATGTGTAGGTCTGTAATTTAATGTTACCAATGCTTTggcaatgttatttttttttttacatatcaATAAAGTTAGAATCTTGAAAAGCTCAAACACCCTCAAGAACAGCAATTAATATCATATTGACTTTATttgggtgaatctcacaaaacctaCCAGTAAAATATGACTAATACAGTAATGAGAACTGGAATAACAAAAAAACTTGCATGATTCTAAAATAGGATTCATTATTATAATGTGAGCTGAACAAGTTGTGACATTCATCCACTTTTCTAccaaaaaatacatacaaaaaataGCATAGTACTTATATAGCAACATAAAAAGCCCAGCTAGTCCTACATATCTGACCTGTTTCAATGGCCTGAGCCTCGTTGCTCTTCCACTGTTCAGCTACATCATTGGCGAGTGGATCATCAGGGTTCGGAGCGCTTAGTAAAGCCTGGATAGAGAGCAGCACTGTACGGATCTGGAGAGCTGGAGACCACTTATCTACAGGAGAGGAGGAGGTGAATGTGAACATTAGCCATATAAAGACTacagtatcatatttgatacatagAGGCCTGATCAACAGGATCAAAACGTGGCTGAAAAAGCTGCTGCAGACAATCATCTACAGTCTGATCAATAGTTAACTGAAATAtagcgtaatatcattgcataCTGATATTTTTCCCTCCATATTTTTTTCACTATATGATACTATATGTAAAATACATCATCAGATGAGACACCTTTCAGGATGTCCAGACAGATCCTCCCCAGTTTGTCCACATTGGGGTGGTAGATTTTGGTCATGAATCGGACCTTCGGAGCAGCCATGGGATATTCCTCTGGGAGGAACAGCTCCAGTTTGAATGTCCCACCCTCAAAGGGTGAATCCTGCGGACCAGCGATGACCACGTGGAAATATCGAGCGTTCCCCTCGTCAGGCTCTGCTTTGATTCCCGGCACAGGCTCGGCCATCAAGCGCTGCGTCTCCTATATAGGCACATACACAAgatcatgggttcgattcccagggaGTGCATGAATGGATAAAATGTAATGCAATGCAAGACGCTGCCAAATGCATAAGTATAgatgtaaaaaatacagataAAGCAGCTTCACCTTTATTGGTTTCAGTTGCTTGGAAACAAAGTGCATTTAGAAAGTATTGGGTTGCTACAATGAACCATTTTAAGATAAAAACTGTTattgggtcaatgacgtgacgcgtaattttttggtccaaaggccttaataattattaaaaaaacaaaacaaagatgagatatccaaagtatgtaaggaatctcttttattgaatcaaaaatgttttaattatattttgctacaaataaaggtattttaaagattttgaagtaccaaaaggtcatttggtttaaccgtccaaagacCAATACAGcatgtataaaaatgtaataaatgtacataatttttattctggcatgattttataatattttataatatatcatatatcaacatagtgcaaaatggtattaaaattatgtgtagaagtcgttgctttgttatgagaaagaatgtccggaaaaatttatttcattgatGTCCTTCGGATTTCGGAATAATCAATTAAGGGACCATTTTGg from Chanodichthys erythropterus isolate Z2021 chromosome 8, ASM2448905v1, whole genome shotgun sequence encodes:
- the ube2nb gene encoding ubiquitin-conjugating enzyme E2Nb codes for the protein MAGLPRRIIKETQRLMAEPVPGIKAEPDEGNARYFHVVIAGPQDSPFEGGTFKLELFLPEEYPMAAPKVRFMTKIYHPNVDKLGRICLDILKDKWSPALQIRTVLLSIQALLSAPNPDDPLANDVAEQWKSNEAQAIETARTWTRLYAGNNIEV